In Salvelinus sp. IW2-2015 linkage group LG23, ASM291031v2, whole genome shotgun sequence, a genomic segment contains:
- the sytl2a gene encoding synaptotagmin-like protein 2 isoform X7 — protein sequence MIDLSYLTEEEQEMILSVLKRDTDLKRAEEQRVKNLQKQECDKGKLKYLTGEWFYETKSRRHRDRIHGSDIIRASISRRKPVTILELSQMWAERPSFVNSENQDVYVPPELSGLLEEPPAQHKNYYRDDSYNLPEVLQSPTKQRQNPFNSTPLTPETLEETDSQLPNEAMEQTKTPDGDQLEHRHAESLTLQVSDLHCAEQETGHGENSSPIRLELKQMSSRPLSRSLEDVLSPPKREERSIIDQRSEXNLNVDDVFAVPPSSLLPLRLPPPSPSSLSVPEQMKNMTKSVSVLQDEKDGRDSDSTSVKSLNFSWKKRMGSSLTNLSLSSDMASMSSVSGSVASIYSGVDGDVEVKGTIRFAMNYVQKLGEFHIFVVHCRDLAVAEPKKNRSDPYVKCYLLPDKAKMGKRKASVKKKTLNPTYNEILRFKVAMETLKTQALNVSVWHNDNFGRNSFLGEVDLDLSEWDFSNTQMNDYALNARISTQSLSPSHSQSIDHRGEMRIGLRFLPQISYSKRSSKTETGEVQIWVKDCKNLPAIRGAIIDPFVKCTVLPETSKKSRQKTRVVKKTANPMFNHTMVYDDFLPDDLREACVEVTVWDHDRLTNHFIGGLRLGLGTGKSYGLEVDWMDSTSEEASLWERMMHSHNEWVEDVIPLRMLIMARGLSK from the exons ATGATTGACCTGAGTTACCTgacggaggaggagcaggagatgaTCCTGTCCGTATTAAAGAGGGACACAGATCTGAAGAGGGCTGAGGAACAGCGTGTGAA GAATCTACAAAAGCAAGAATGTGACAAGGGCAAGCTGAAGTACCTGACTGGAGAGTGGTTCTATGAGACAAAGTCAAGGCGTCATAGAGACAGGATCCATGGTTCTGACATCATCAGAGCATCCATAAGTCGGAGGAAACCTGTGACCATAT TGGAGCTCTCCCAGATGTGGGCAGAGAGGCCCAGCTTCGTGAACAGTGAGAACCAGGATGTGTATGTTCCTCCAGAACTCTCGGGCCTTTTAGAGGAGCCACCGGCACAGCACAAGAACTACTACAG GGACGACAGCTACAATCTGCCAGAAGTTTTGCAGTCCCCCACAAAG CAGAGACAGAACCCATTCAACAGCACACCACTTACACCTGAAACTTTGGAGGAAACAGACAGCCAGTTACCCAATGAAGCAATGGAGCAAACCAAGACACCTGACGGGG ATCAACTTGAGCATCGTCATGCTGAGTCCCTTACCCTTCAGGTGTCCGACCTCCATTGTGCTGAGCAAGAGACAG GTCATGGTGAGAACTCAAGCCCAATCAGGTTAGAGTTGAAACAAATGTCTTCAAGACCCTTATCCAGAAGTCTGGARGACGTTTTATCACCACCAAAAC gagaagagagaagtatAATTGACCAAAGAAGTGAAATKAATCTAAATGTGGATGATG TTTTTGCagtgcctccctcctccctccttcctctccgtctccctcctccctctccctcctccctttcagtCCCGGAGCAGATGAAGAATATGACCAAGTCGGTGTCTGTTTTGCAGGATGAG AAGGATGGCAGAGACAGTGACAGCACCTCAGTGAAAAGTCTCAACTTCAGCTGGAAAAAGCGGATGGGCAGTTCCCTCACTAACCTTAGCCTCTCCTCTGACATGGCGTCCATGTCCTCT GTGAGCGGCAGTGTGGCAAGCATCTACAGTGGAGTAGATGGGGATGTGGAAGTGAAGGGAACAATCCGGTTTGCCATGAATTATGTCCAGAAGCTCGGGGAGTTCCACATCTTTGTTGTCCACTGCAGAGATCTTGCCGTGGCAGAACCCAAGAAGAACCGTTCTGATCC ATATGTGAAATGTTACCTCTTACCGGACAAAGCGAARATGGGAAAGAGAAAAGCCAGTGTGAAAAAGAAGACCTTGAACCCCACTTACAATGAGATCCTTAGg TTTAAAGTTGCCATGGAGACCCTCAAGACTCAAGCACTTAATGTCTCCGTGTGGCACAACGACAACTTTGGACGGAACAGCTTCCTTGGCGAGGTGGACTTGGATTTGTCTGAATGGGACTTTAGCAACACGCAGATGAATGATTATGCTTTGAATGCAAGG ATCTCGacacagtctctcagtccctctcaCTCCCAATCTATTGACcatagaggagagatgagaatagGATTGCGTTTCCTGCCACAGATCTCCTACA GTAAGAGGTCATCCAAAACGGAGACGGGTGAGGTGCAGATTTGGGTGAAAGACTGCAAGAACCTGCCTGCTATCAGGGGTGCGATCATTGACCCCTTCGTGAAATG CACCGTGCTTCCAGAGACGAGCAAGAAAAGCCGACAGAAGACTCGGGTGGTGAAGAAGACGGCCAACCCCATGTTCAATCACACCATGGTCTACGATGACTTTCTGCCGGACGACCTACGAGAGGCCTGCGTTGAAGTCACAGTGTGGGATCACGACCGGCTCACTAACCATTTCATTGGGGGCTTAAGGCTGGGCCTTGGAACAG GTAAAAGTTATGGGTTAGAGGTGGATTGGATGGATTCAACCTCTGAAGAAGCAAGTTTATGGGAGAGAATGATGCATTCTCACAATGAATGGGTTGAGGATGTTATACCCTTGAGAATGTTGATAATGGCAAGAGGTTTATCAAAATAA
- the sytl2a gene encoding synaptotagmin-like protein 2 isoform X5, with translation MIDLSYLTEEEQEMILSVLKRDTDLKRAEEQRVKNLQKQECDKGKLKYLTGEWFYETKSRRHRDRIHGSDIIRASISRRKPVTILELSQMWAERPSFVNSENQDVYVPPELSGLLEEPPAQHKNYYRDDSYNLPEVLQSPTKQRQNPFNSTPLTPETLEETDSQLPNEAMEQTKTPDGEFLPPSEFCVAHQTNLKSICSENIQSAPLRMPVPKTRTIINRSQDSLLESPAVRQASRQTGQQPDSPADRQASFPAPRSILKQSSSTDFLQFRNVCRRQPEPQCPQTLHSSNGILEPSSDTWPAKERETLVWIDRKQVRFGPAVSRSSVEWPTEMQDGKELGEHSLLDLDCTSPPEGXEETGQSDISGINSGIDQGDHGPLKEDIEVLTAVGSPCXLQQPIHDTQRHVDIGEGLSCREKQDIRCLDTGQAQVPADQLEHRHAESLTLQVSDLHCAEQETGHGENSSPIRLELKQMSSRPLSRSLEDVLSPPKREERSIIDQRSEXNLNVDDVFAVPPSSLLPLRLPPPSPSSLSVPEQMKNMTKSVSVLQDEKDGRDSDSTSVKSLNFSWKKRMGSSLTNLSLSSDMASMSSVSGSVASIYSGVDGDVEVKGTIRFAMNYVQKLGEFHIFVVHCRDLAVAEPKKNRSDPYVKCYLLPDKAKMGKRKASVKKKTLNPTYNEILRFKVAMETLKTQALNVSVWHNDNFGRNSFLGEVDLDLSEWDFSNTQMNDYALNARISTQSLSPSHSQSIDHRGEMRIGLRFLPQISYSKRSSKTETGEVQIWVKDCKNLPAIRGAIIDPFVKCTVLPETSKKSRQKTRVVKKTANPMFNHTMVYDDFLPDDLREACVEVTVWDHDRLTNHFIGGLRLGLGTGKSYGLEVDWMDSTSEEASLWERMMHSHNEWVEDVIPLRMLIMARGLSK, from the exons ATGATTGACCTGAGTTACCTgacggaggaggagcaggagatgaTCCTGTCCGTATTAAAGAGGGACACAGATCTGAAGAGGGCTGAGGAACAGCGTGTGAA GAATCTACAAAAGCAAGAATGTGACAAGGGCAAGCTGAAGTACCTGACTGGAGAGTGGTTCTATGAGACAAAGTCAAGGCGTCATAGAGACAGGATCCATGGTTCTGACATCATCAGAGCATCCATAAGTCGGAGGAAACCTGTGACCATAT TGGAGCTCTCCCAGATGTGGGCAGAGAGGCCCAGCTTCGTGAACAGTGAGAACCAGGATGTGTATGTTCCTCCAGAACTCTCGGGCCTTTTAGAGGAGCCACCGGCACAGCACAAGAACTACTACAG GGACGACAGCTACAATCTGCCAGAAGTTTTGCAGTCCCCCACAAAG CAGAGACAGAACCCATTCAACAGCACACCACTTACACCTGAAACTTTGGAGGAAACAGACAGCCAGTTACCCAATGAAGCAATGGAGCAAACCAAGACACCTGACGGGG AGTTTCTACCACCATCTGAGTTCTGCGTTGCTCATCAAACTAACTTAAAATCGATCTGTTCCGAAAACATCCAGAGTGCACCTCTGCGCATGCCTGTCCCCAAAACAAGAACAATCATTAACAGATCCCAGGACTCTCTCTTGGAGAGCCCAGCAGTCAGACaggccagcagacagacaggccagcaGCCAGACagcccagcagacagacaggccagctTTCCCGCCCCTAGGAGCATCCTCAAACAAAGCAGCTCCACTGACTTTCTTCAGTTCCGAAACGTCTGCAGGCGCCAGCCAGAACCACAGTGTCCACAAACGCTGCACTCCAGTAACGGGATCTTAGAGCCATCTTCAGACACCTGGCctgctaaagagagagagaccctggtCTGGATAGACAGGAAACAGGTGAGATTCGGCCCAGCAGTGAGCAGGAGCAGCGTGGAGTGGCCCACTGAGATGCAGGATGGAAAGGAGCTGGGCGAACACAGTCTCCTGGATTTGGACTGTACAAGCCCCCCAGAGGGAGRGGAGGAGACGGGGCAGTCAGACATAAGTGGCATCAACAGTGGTATTGACCAGGGTGATCACGGACCACTAAAGGAAGACATTGAGGTTTTGACAGCTGTAGGTTCACCTTGCYGGCTCCAACAGCCCATTCATGATACGCAGAGACATGTGGACATAGGTGAGGGTCTGAGTTGCAGAGAGAAGCAAGATATAAGATGCCTAGACACAGGCCAAGCCCAGGTCCCTGCTG ATCAACTTGAGCATCGTCATGCTGAGTCCCTTACCCTTCAGGTGTCCGACCTCCATTGTGCTGAGCAAGAGACAG GTCATGGTGAGAACTCAAGCCCAATCAGGTTAGAGTTGAAACAAATGTCTTCAAGACCCTTATCCAGAAGTCTGGARGACGTTTTATCACCACCAAAAC gagaagagagaagtatAATTGACCAAAGAAGTGAAATKAATCTAAATGTGGATGATG TTTTTGCagtgcctccctcctccctccttcctctccgtctccctcctccctctccctcctccctttcagtCCCGGAGCAGATGAAGAATATGACCAAGTCGGTGTCTGTTTTGCAGGATGAG AAGGATGGCAGAGACAGTGACAGCACCTCAGTGAAAAGTCTCAACTTCAGCTGGAAAAAGCGGATGGGCAGTTCCCTCACTAACCTTAGCCTCTCCTCTGACATGGCGTCCATGTCCTCT GTGAGCGGCAGTGTGGCAAGCATCTACAGTGGAGTAGATGGGGATGTGGAAGTGAAGGGAACAATCCGGTTTGCCATGAATTATGTCCAGAAGCTCGGGGAGTTCCACATCTTTGTTGTCCACTGCAGAGATCTTGCCGTGGCAGAACCCAAGAAGAACCGTTCTGATCC ATATGTGAAATGTTACCTCTTACCGGACAAAGCGAARATGGGAAAGAGAAAAGCCAGTGTGAAAAAGAAGACCTTGAACCCCACTTACAATGAGATCCTTAGg TTTAAAGTTGCCATGGAGACCCTCAAGACTCAAGCACTTAATGTCTCCGTGTGGCACAACGACAACTTTGGACGGAACAGCTTCCTTGGCGAGGTGGACTTGGATTTGTCTGAATGGGACTTTAGCAACACGCAGATGAATGATTATGCTTTGAATGCAAGG ATCTCGacacagtctctcagtccctctcaCTCCCAATCTATTGACcatagaggagagatgagaatagGATTGCGTTTCCTGCCACAGATCTCCTACA GTAAGAGGTCATCCAAAACGGAGACGGGTGAGGTGCAGATTTGGGTGAAAGACTGCAAGAACCTGCCTGCTATCAGGGGTGCGATCATTGACCCCTTCGTGAAATG CACCGTGCTTCCAGAGACGAGCAAGAAAAGCCGACAGAAGACTCGGGTGGTGAAGAAGACGGCCAACCCCATGTTCAATCACACCATGGTCTACGATGACTTTCTGCCGGACGACCTACGAGAGGCCTGCGTTGAAGTCACAGTGTGGGATCACGACCGGCTCACTAACCATTTCATTGGGGGCTTAAGGCTGGGCCTTGGAACAG GTAAAAGTTATGGGTTAGAGGTGGATTGGATGGATTCAACCTCTGAAGAAGCAAGTTTATGGGAGAGAATGATGCATTCTCACAATGAATGGGTTGAGGATGTTATACCCTTGAGAATGTTGATAATGGCAAGAGGTTTATCAAAATAA
- the sytl2a gene encoding synaptotagmin-like protein 2 isoform X8 gives MIDLSYLTEEEQEMILSVLKRDTDLKRAEEQRVKNLQKQECDKGKLKYLTGEWFYETKSRRHRDRIHGSDIIRASISRRKPVTILELSQMWAERPSFVNSENQDVYVPPELSGLLEEPPAQHKNYYRDDSYNLPEVLQSPTKQRQNPFNSTPLTPETLEETDSQLPNEAMEQTKTPDGGHGENSSPIRLELKQMSSRPLSRSLEDVLSPPKREERSIIDQRSEXNLNVDDVFAVPPSSLLPLRLPPPSPSSLSVPEQMKNMTKSVSVLQDEKDGRDSDSTSVKSLNFSWKKRMGSSLTNLSLSSDMASMSSVSGSVASIYSGVDGDVEVKGTIRFAMNYVQKLGEFHIFVVHCRDLAVAEPKKNRSDPYVKCYLLPDKAKMGKRKASVKKKTLNPTYNEILRFKVAMETLKTQALNVSVWHNDNFGRNSFLGEVDLDLSEWDFSNTQMNDYALNARISTQSLSPSHSQSIDHRGEMRIGLRFLPQISYSKRSSKTETGEVQIWVKDCKNLPAIRGAIIDPFVKCTVLPETSKKSRQKTRVVKKTANPMFNHTMVYDDFLPDDLREACVEVTVWDHDRLTNHFIGGLRLGLGTGKSYGLEVDWMDSTSEEASLWERMMHSHNEWVEDVIPLRMLIMARGLSK, from the exons ATGATTGACCTGAGTTACCTgacggaggaggagcaggagatgaTCCTGTCCGTATTAAAGAGGGACACAGATCTGAAGAGGGCTGAGGAACAGCGTGTGAA GAATCTACAAAAGCAAGAATGTGACAAGGGCAAGCTGAAGTACCTGACTGGAGAGTGGTTCTATGAGACAAAGTCAAGGCGTCATAGAGACAGGATCCATGGTTCTGACATCATCAGAGCATCCATAAGTCGGAGGAAACCTGTGACCATAT TGGAGCTCTCCCAGATGTGGGCAGAGAGGCCCAGCTTCGTGAACAGTGAGAACCAGGATGTGTATGTTCCTCCAGAACTCTCGGGCCTTTTAGAGGAGCCACCGGCACAGCACAAGAACTACTACAG GGACGACAGCTACAATCTGCCAGAAGTTTTGCAGTCCCCCACAAAG CAGAGACAGAACCCATTCAACAGCACACCACTTACACCTGAAACTTTGGAGGAAACAGACAGCCAGTTACCCAATGAAGCAATGGAGCAAACCAAGACACCTGACGGGG GTCATGGTGAGAACTCAAGCCCAATCAGGTTAGAGTTGAAACAAATGTCTTCAAGACCCTTATCCAGAAGTCTGGARGACGTTTTATCACCACCAAAAC gagaagagagaagtatAATTGACCAAAGAAGTGAAATKAATCTAAATGTGGATGATG TTTTTGCagtgcctccctcctccctccttcctctccgtctccctcctccctctccctcctccctttcagtCCCGGAGCAGATGAAGAATATGACCAAGTCGGTGTCTGTTTTGCAGGATGAG AAGGATGGCAGAGACAGTGACAGCACCTCAGTGAAAAGTCTCAACTTCAGCTGGAAAAAGCGGATGGGCAGTTCCCTCACTAACCTTAGCCTCTCCTCTGACATGGCGTCCATGTCCTCT GTGAGCGGCAGTGTGGCAAGCATCTACAGTGGAGTAGATGGGGATGTGGAAGTGAAGGGAACAATCCGGTTTGCCATGAATTATGTCCAGAAGCTCGGGGAGTTCCACATCTTTGTTGTCCACTGCAGAGATCTTGCCGTGGCAGAACCCAAGAAGAACCGTTCTGATCC ATATGTGAAATGTTACCTCTTACCGGACAAAGCGAARATGGGAAAGAGAAAAGCCAGTGTGAAAAAGAAGACCTTGAACCCCACTTACAATGAGATCCTTAGg TTTAAAGTTGCCATGGAGACCCTCAAGACTCAAGCACTTAATGTCTCCGTGTGGCACAACGACAACTTTGGACGGAACAGCTTCCTTGGCGAGGTGGACTTGGATTTGTCTGAATGGGACTTTAGCAACACGCAGATGAATGATTATGCTTTGAATGCAAGG ATCTCGacacagtctctcagtccctctcaCTCCCAATCTATTGACcatagaggagagatgagaatagGATTGCGTTTCCTGCCACAGATCTCCTACA GTAAGAGGTCATCCAAAACGGAGACGGGTGAGGTGCAGATTTGGGTGAAAGACTGCAAGAACCTGCCTGCTATCAGGGGTGCGATCATTGACCCCTTCGTGAAATG CACCGTGCTTCCAGAGACGAGCAAGAAAAGCCGACAGAAGACTCGGGTGGTGAAGAAGACGGCCAACCCCATGTTCAATCACACCATGGTCTACGATGACTTTCTGCCGGACGACCTACGAGAGGCCTGCGTTGAAGTCACAGTGTGGGATCACGACCGGCTCACTAACCATTTCATTGGGGGCTTAAGGCTGGGCCTTGGAACAG GTAAAAGTTATGGGTTAGAGGTGGATTGGATGGATTCAACCTCTGAAGAAGCAAGTTTATGGGAGAGAATGATGCATTCTCACAATGAATGGGTTGAGGATGTTATACCCTTGAGAATGTTGATAATGGCAAGAGGTTTATCAAAATAA
- the sytl2a gene encoding synaptotagmin-like protein 2 isoform X6, whose protein sequence is MIDLSYLTEEEQEMILSVLKRDTDLKRAEEQRVKNLQKQECDKGKLKYLTGEWFYETKSRRHRDRIHGSDIIRASISRRKPVTILELSQMWAERPSFVNSENQDVYVPPELSGLLEEPPAQHKNYYRDDSYNLPEVLQSPTKRQNPFNSTPLTPETLEETDSQLPNEAMEQTKTPDGEFLPPSEFCVAHQTNLKSICSENIQSAPLRMPVPKTRTIINRSQDSLLESPAVRQASRQTGQQPDSPADRQASFPAPRSILKQSSSTDFLQFRNVCRRQPEPQCPQTLHSSNGILEPSSDTWPAKERETLVWIDRKQVRFGPAVSRSSVEWPTEMQDGKELGEHSLLDLDCTSPPEGXEETGQSDISGINSGIDQGDHGPLKEDIEVLTAVGSPCXLQQPIHDTQRHVDIGEGLSCREKQDIRCLDTGQAQVPADQLEHRHAESLTLQVSDLHCAEQETGHGENSSPIRLELKQMSSRPLSRSLEDVLSPPKREERSIIDQRSEXNLNVDDVFAVPPSSLLPLRLPPPSPSSLSVPEQMKNMTKSVSVLQDEKDGRDSDSTSVKSLNFSWKKRMGSSLTNLSLSSDMASMSSVSGSVASIYSGVDGDVEVKGTIRFAMNYVQKLGEFHIFVVHCRDLAVAEPKKNRSDPYVKCYLLPDKAKMGKRKASVKKKTLNPTYNEILRFKVAMETLKTQALNVSVWHNDNFGRNSFLGEVDLDLSEWDFSNTQMNDYALNARISTQSLSPSHSQSIDHRGEMRIGLRFLPQISYSKRSSKTETGEVQIWVKDCKNLPAIRGAIIDPFVKCTVLPETSKKSRQKTRVVKKTANPMFNHTMVYDDFLPDDLREACVEVTVWDHDRLTNHFIGGLRLGLGTGKSYGLEVDWMDSTSEEASLWERMMHSHNEWVEDVIPLRMLIMARGLSK, encoded by the exons ATGATTGACCTGAGTTACCTgacggaggaggagcaggagatgaTCCTGTCCGTATTAAAGAGGGACACAGATCTGAAGAGGGCTGAGGAACAGCGTGTGAA GAATCTACAAAAGCAAGAATGTGACAAGGGCAAGCTGAAGTACCTGACTGGAGAGTGGTTCTATGAGACAAAGTCAAGGCGTCATAGAGACAGGATCCATGGTTCTGACATCATCAGAGCATCCATAAGTCGGAGGAAACCTGTGACCATAT TGGAGCTCTCCCAGATGTGGGCAGAGAGGCCCAGCTTCGTGAACAGTGAGAACCAGGATGTGTATGTTCCTCCAGAACTCTCGGGCCTTTTAGAGGAGCCACCGGCACAGCACAAGAACTACTACAG GGACGACAGCTACAATCTGCCAGAAGTTTTGCAGTCCCCCACAAAG AGACAGAACCCATTCAACAGCACACCACTTACACCTGAAACTTTGGAGGAAACAGACAGCCAGTTACCCAATGAAGCAATGGAGCAAACCAAGACACCTGACGGGG AGTTTCTACCACCATCTGAGTTCTGCGTTGCTCATCAAACTAACTTAAAATCGATCTGTTCCGAAAACATCCAGAGTGCACCTCTGCGCATGCCTGTCCCCAAAACAAGAACAATCATTAACAGATCCCAGGACTCTCTCTTGGAGAGCCCAGCAGTCAGACaggccagcagacagacaggccagcaGCCAGACagcccagcagacagacaggccagctTTCCCGCCCCTAGGAGCATCCTCAAACAAAGCAGCTCCACTGACTTTCTTCAGTTCCGAAACGTCTGCAGGCGCCAGCCAGAACCACAGTGTCCACAAACGCTGCACTCCAGTAACGGGATCTTAGAGCCATCTTCAGACACCTGGCctgctaaagagagagagaccctggtCTGGATAGACAGGAAACAGGTGAGATTCGGCCCAGCAGTGAGCAGGAGCAGCGTGGAGTGGCCCACTGAGATGCAGGATGGAAAGGAGCTGGGCGAACACAGTCTCCTGGATTTGGACTGTACAAGCCCCCCAGAGGGAGRGGAGGAGACGGGGCAGTCAGACATAAGTGGCATCAACAGTGGTATTGACCAGGGTGATCACGGACCACTAAAGGAAGACATTGAGGTTTTGACAGCTGTAGGTTCACCTTGCYGGCTCCAACAGCCCATTCATGATACGCAGAGACATGTGGACATAGGTGAGGGTCTGAGTTGCAGAGAGAAGCAAGATATAAGATGCCTAGACACAGGCCAAGCCCAGGTCCCTGCTG ATCAACTTGAGCATCGTCATGCTGAGTCCCTTACCCTTCAGGTGTCCGACCTCCATTGTGCTGAGCAAGAGACAG GTCATGGTGAGAACTCAAGCCCAATCAGGTTAGAGTTGAAACAAATGTCTTCAAGACCCTTATCCAGAAGTCTGGARGACGTTTTATCACCACCAAAAC gagaagagagaagtatAATTGACCAAAGAAGTGAAATKAATCTAAATGTGGATGATG TTTTTGCagtgcctccctcctccctccttcctctccgtctccctcctccctctccctcctccctttcagtCCCGGAGCAGATGAAGAATATGACCAAGTCGGTGTCTGTTTTGCAGGATGAG AAGGATGGCAGAGACAGTGACAGCACCTCAGTGAAAAGTCTCAACTTCAGCTGGAAAAAGCGGATGGGCAGTTCCCTCACTAACCTTAGCCTCTCCTCTGACATGGCGTCCATGTCCTCT GTGAGCGGCAGTGTGGCAAGCATCTACAGTGGAGTAGATGGGGATGTGGAAGTGAAGGGAACAATCCGGTTTGCCATGAATTATGTCCAGAAGCTCGGGGAGTTCCACATCTTTGTTGTCCACTGCAGAGATCTTGCCGTGGCAGAACCCAAGAAGAACCGTTCTGATCC ATATGTGAAATGTTACCTCTTACCGGACAAAGCGAARATGGGAAAGAGAAAAGCCAGTGTGAAAAAGAAGACCTTGAACCCCACTTACAATGAGATCCTTAGg TTTAAAGTTGCCATGGAGACCCTCAAGACTCAAGCACTTAATGTCTCCGTGTGGCACAACGACAACTTTGGACGGAACAGCTTCCTTGGCGAGGTGGACTTGGATTTGTCTGAATGGGACTTTAGCAACACGCAGATGAATGATTATGCTTTGAATGCAAGG ATCTCGacacagtctctcagtccctctcaCTCCCAATCTATTGACcatagaggagagatgagaatagGATTGCGTTTCCTGCCACAGATCTCCTACA GTAAGAGGTCATCCAAAACGGAGACGGGTGAGGTGCAGATTTGGGTGAAAGACTGCAAGAACCTGCCTGCTATCAGGGGTGCGATCATTGACCCCTTCGTGAAATG CACCGTGCTTCCAGAGACGAGCAAGAAAAGCCGACAGAAGACTCGGGTGGTGAAGAAGACGGCCAACCCCATGTTCAATCACACCATGGTCTACGATGACTTTCTGCCGGACGACCTACGAGAGGCCTGCGTTGAAGTCACAGTGTGGGATCACGACCGGCTCACTAACCATTTCATTGGGGGCTTAAGGCTGGGCCTTGGAACAG GTAAAAGTTATGGGTTAGAGGTGGATTGGATGGATTCAACCTCTGAAGAAGCAAGTTTATGGGAGAGAATGATGCATTCTCACAATGAATGGGTTGAGGATGTTATACCCTTGAGAATGTTGATAATGGCAAGAGGTTTATCAAAATAA
- the sytl2a gene encoding synaptotagmin-like protein 2 isoform X9 produces MEWTARWTNSQSIFLANNHQLEHRHAESLTLQVSDLHCAEQETGHGENSSPIRLELKQMSSRPLSRSLEDVLSPPKREERSIIDQRSEXNLNVDDVFAVPPSSLLPLRLPPPSPSSLSVPEQMKNMTKSVSVLQDEKDGRDSDSTSVKSLNFSWKKRMGSSLTNLSLSSDMASMSSVSGSVASIYSGVDGDVEVKGTIRFAMNYVQKLGEFHIFVVHCRDLAVAEPKKNRSDPYVKCYLLPDKAKMGKRKASVKKKTLNPTYNEILRFKVAMETLKTQALNVSVWHNDNFGRNSFLGEVDLDLSEWDFSNTQMNDYALNARISTQSLSPSHSQSIDHRGEMRIGLRFLPQISYSKRSSKTETGEVQIWVKDCKNLPAIRGAIIDPFVKCTVLPETSKKSRQKTRVVKKTANPMFNHTMVYDDFLPDDLREACVEVTVWDHDRLTNHFIGGLRLGLGTGKSYGLEVDWMDSTSEEASLWERMMHSHNEWVEDVIPLRMLIMARGLSK; encoded by the exons ATGGAGTGGACGGCTAGATGGACAAACAGTCAAAGCATTTTCCTTGCRAACAACC ATCAACTTGAGCATCGTCATGCTGAGTCCCTTACCCTTCAGGTGTCCGACCTCCATTGTGCTGAGCAAGAGACAG GTCATGGTGAGAACTCAAGCCCAATCAGGTTAGAGTTGAAACAAATGTCTTCAAGACCCTTATCCAGAAGTCTGGARGACGTTTTATCACCACCAAAAC gagaagagagaagtatAATTGACCAAAGAAGTGAAATKAATCTAAATGTGGATGATG TTTTTGCagtgcctccctcctccctccttcctctccgtctccctcctccctctccctcctccctttcagtCCCGGAGCAGATGAAGAATATGACCAAGTCGGTGTCTGTTTTGCAGGATGAG AAGGATGGCAGAGACAGTGACAGCACCTCAGTGAAAAGTCTCAACTTCAGCTGGAAAAAGCGGATGGGCAGTTCCCTCACTAACCTTAGCCTCTCCTCTGACATGGCGTCCATGTCCTCT GTGAGCGGCAGTGTGGCAAGCATCTACAGTGGAGTAGATGGGGATGTGGAAGTGAAGGGAACAATCCGGTTTGCCATGAATTATGTCCAGAAGCTCGGGGAGTTCCACATCTTTGTTGTCCACTGCAGAGATCTTGCCGTGGCAGAACCCAAGAAGAACCGTTCTGATCC ATATGTGAAATGTTACCTCTTACCGGACAAAGCGAARATGGGAAAGAGAAAAGCCAGTGTGAAAAAGAAGACCTTGAACCCCACTTACAATGAGATCCTTAGg TTTAAAGTTGCCATGGAGACCCTCAAGACTCAAGCACTTAATGTCTCCGTGTGGCACAACGACAACTTTGGACGGAACAGCTTCCTTGGCGAGGTGGACTTGGATTTGTCTGAATGGGACTTTAGCAACACGCAGATGAATGATTATGCTTTGAATGCAAGG ATCTCGacacagtctctcagtccctctcaCTCCCAATCTATTGACcatagaggagagatgagaatagGATTGCGTTTCCTGCCACAGATCTCCTACA GTAAGAGGTCATCCAAAACGGAGACGGGTGAGGTGCAGATTTGGGTGAAAGACTGCAAGAACCTGCCTGCTATCAGGGGTGCGATCATTGACCCCTTCGTGAAATG CACCGTGCTTCCAGAGACGAGCAAGAAAAGCCGACAGAAGACTCGGGTGGTGAAGAAGACGGCCAACCCCATGTTCAATCACACCATGGTCTACGATGACTTTCTGCCGGACGACCTACGAGAGGCCTGCGTTGAAGTCACAGTGTGGGATCACGACCGGCTCACTAACCATTTCATTGGGGGCTTAAGGCTGGGCCTTGGAACAG GTAAAAGTTATGGGTTAGAGGTGGATTGGATGGATTCAACCTCTGAAGAAGCAAGTTTATGGGAGAGAATGATGCATTCTCACAATGAATGGGTTGAGGATGTTATACCCTTGAGAATGTTGATAATGGCAAGAGGTTTATCAAAATAA